In one Pangasianodon hypophthalmus isolate fPanHyp1 chromosome 22, fPanHyp1.pri, whole genome shotgun sequence genomic region, the following are encoded:
- the smpx gene encoding small muscular protein, with amino-acid sequence MSKQPSTNVKALQANLNIPMGALRPGAGHPVKRKEETQDTEEVPAVTPEEKKHLPGAVKLPGPAVNLSEIQNVKSELRWVTKD; translated from the exons ATGTCTAAACAGCCATCAACAAATGTAAAAGCTTTacag GCCAACCTCAATATTCCGATGGGAGCTTTGCGTCCGGGAGCGGGACATCCTGTGAAGAGGAAAGAGGagacacaggacacagaggag GTACCGGCCGTCACTCCGGAAGAAAAGAAGCACCTTCCTGGTGCTGTGAAACTTCCAGGGCCGGCGGTTAACCTTTCCGAGATCCAGAATGTCAAAAGCGAGCTCAGATGGGTCACTAAAGACTAG
- the LOC113541169 gene encoding kelch-like protein 34, with protein MSYFLMLSKSHGEGLLSRYQSLRQDGRMCDIILEAQGKEFPAHRTLLACSSDYFWSLFQEHTLESRARTVSLPAVSSTGLELVLDFIYTSWISLSPSTLEDTLQASCYLQVTHALDLCTEYISNSLTLDNCCFFANVAARYSLSDALAVTSRFIARHMAGLLGASGDRSGLLELNLDSFREVLGSDEMPGVKETALLQLALDWLSCNPLPALESNSLLSRVRFGLVPPEDLNHMSSLNLPLRTPFIHSLVQKALHYHMQVPLQPLIQNVHTSLRATTNMVLLVGGGAEAERPQTQIQSYNQESRKFHVLPINMVKKLQYQGVCVVGNFLFVLGGEVVEVDGESEKTAVMTVSDQVWRYDPRFERWEEMEPLLQKRAQFSCCVVEGVIYAIGGRGQRGEPTLSSVERYNMSAGCWRSGVSLPHAIHGQACATIGRGIYISGGIHGSQPESSKEVLFLNTSDDDVWIRRSSMSIARFGHQMAAIKEKLYAFLGMYEPFCDIECYDPKQNQWTRLKPLLQDRFCYGLTVTPGGCALMFGGRKWQDGQEVCIHDVLEYNPEYDSWRKVCKLPHPLCGTQCAQMSLQELIER; from the coding sequence ATGAGTTACTTTCTTATGCTCAGCAAGTCTCATGGCGAAGGGCTGCTCTCTCGATACCAGAGCTTGCGGCAAGATGGTCGAATGTGCGACATCATTTTGGAAGCTCAAGGCAAGGAGTTCCCAGCTCACCGCACCTTGTTAGCCTGCTCCAGTGACTACTTTTGGTCACTATTCCAAGAGCACACTTTGGAGTCAAGGGCTCGGACTGTCAGTCTACCAGCCGTGTCCTCAACTGGCCTGGAACTGGTCCTGGACTTCATCTACACCTCATGGATCTCATTATCTCCCTCCACTTTGGAGGACACACTGCAAGCTTCCTGCTACCTTCAGGTTACCCATGCTTTGGATCTCTGCACTGAATACATCTCAAACAGCCTCACTCTGGATAACTGCTGCTTTTTTGCCAATGTGGCTGCCCGTTACAGCCTCTCTGATGCACTTGCTGTCACCAGTCGTTTTATTGCAAGGCACATGGCAGGACTCCTGGGTGCCAGTGGTGACAGATCTGGGCTGCTAGAGCTAAACCTTGACTCTTTTCGAGAGGTGTTGGGATCAGATGAGATGCCAGGGGTAAAGGAGACAGCACTGCTCCAGCTAGCTCTGGACTGGTTGTCCTGCAACCCTTTACCTGCCTTGGAAAGTAACTCTTTACTCAGTCGTGTTCGATTTGGCCTGGTGCCTCCAGAAGATCTGAACCATATGAGTTCCCTCAACCTACCCCTACGCACTCCTTTCATTCACAGCTTGGTACAGAAAGCCCTGCATTACCACATGCAAGTTCCCCTCCAGCCACTAATCCAGAATGTCCATACAAGTTTGAGAGCCACAACCAACATGGTACTCCTGGTAGGAGGAGGCGCTGAAGCAGAACGACCACAGACCCAAATCCAGAGCTACAATCAAGAGAGCAGGAAGTTCCATGTGCTGCCCATTAACATGGTAAAGAAGCTCCAGTATCAAGGAGTTTGTGTGGTGGGAAACTTCCTCTTTGTGCTTGGAGGAGAGGTTGTAGAGGTGGATGGGGAGAGTGAGAAGACAGCAGTGATGACGGTGTCTGACCAAGTGTGGCGCTATGACCCTCGGTTTGAACGCTGGGAGGAGATGGAGCCACTCTTACAAAAAAGGGCACAGTTCTCCTGCTGTGTGGTGGAGGGTGTAATCTATGCCATAGGAGGACGAGGCCAGAGAGGAGAGCCTACGCTGTCCTCTGTGGAAAGATACAACATGAGTGCAGGGTGCTGGCGTAGTGGCGTGTCCTTGCCCCACGCTATCCATGGACAAGCTTGTGCCACCATCGGCAGAGGTATCTACATTTCTGGCGGCATCCATGGCAGCCAGCCTGAGAGTAGCAAGGAAGTGTTATTTCTTAACACCTCTGATGATGATGTCTGGATAAGACGTTCTTCTATGTCTATTGCTAGATTTGGCCATCAGATGGCAGCCATAAAGGAAAAACTCTATGCATTCTTAGGGATGTATGAACCATTTTGTGACATCGAGTGCTATGACCCTAAACAAAATCAGTGGACCCGACTGAAACCTCTTCTGCAAGACCGCTTCTGCTATGGTTTGACAGTCACACCAGGCGGATGCGCATTGATGTTTGGAGGTAGAAAGTGGCAAGATGGACAGGAAGTGTGCATTCATGATGTCCTGGAGTACAACCCTGAATATGACAGCTGGAGGAAAGTGTGTAAGCTGCCACATCCATTATGTGGGACGCAATGTGCTCAGATGAGTCTCCAAGAACTTATAGAGAGATAG